Proteins found in one Arachis stenosperma cultivar V10309 chromosome 8, arast.V10309.gnm1.PFL2, whole genome shotgun sequence genomic segment:
- the LOC130946463 gene encoding transcription factor MYB86-like: MGRHSCCLKQKLRKGLWSPEEDEKLFNYISRFGVGCWSSVPKQAGLQRCGKSCRLRWINYLRPDLKRGMFSQQEEDLIITLHEVLGNRWAQIAAQLPGRTDNEIKNFWNSCLKKKLMKQGIDPTTHKPLHNHEEDKDNDINNNNNNNNTTTQAACSSSSSSMAMLDGIIGGVSSLSSSSLLLDPLTCLDFSHHHHENYGLLFSSMPSLEMNNNNNALLSSTSSWDCCSNEEENNKLESLFQFHHQQVNAIKSEQEFNTNYNNVQQNSMQEDFISSYNNLRSLSSEDLSAPAAGPNFDVFHQI, encoded by the exons ATGGGTCGGCATTCTTGTTGTTTAAAGCAAAAACTAAGGAAAGGTTTATGGTCCCCTGAAGAAGATGAGAAGCTCTTCAACTACATTTCTAGGTTTGGTGTTGGTTGCTGGAGTTCAGTTCCCAAACAAgctg GGCTACAAAGATGTGGAAAGAGTTGTAGACTAAGATGGATAAATTATTTGAGGCCTGATTTGAAGAGAGGCATGTTTTCTCAACAAGAGGAGGATCTTATAATCACTCTCCATGAGGTTCTTGGAAatag GTGGGCACAAATTGCAGCACAGTTACCAGGAAGAACAGATAATGAGATAAAGAATTTCTGGAATTCAtgtctgaagaagaagctaatgAAGCAAGGGATTGATCCAACTACACACAAGCCTCTTCATAATCATGAAGAAGACAAAGATAatgatattaataataataataataataataatacaacaACACAAGCAgcatgttcttcttcttcttcttccatggcAATGTTAGATGGAATTATTGGAGGAGtttcatcattatcatcatcatcattattattagaCCCTTTGACATGCTTGGATTTTTCACATCATCATCATGAAAACTATGGATTATTATTCTCTTCAATGCCAAGCCTAgaaatgaataataataataatgcattaCTCTCATCAACATCATCATGGGATTGTTGTAGTAATGAAGAGGAGAataacaagttggaatctttgTTTCAGTTTCATCATCAACAAGTCAATGCAATCAAATCTGAGCAGGAATTCAATACAAATTATAATAATGTGCAGCAGAATTCAATGCAAGAAGATTTCATCAGCAGCTATAATAATTTAAGGTCACTCTCATCAGAAGATCTATCAGCACCAGCAGCAGGACCAAATTTTGATGTATTCCACCAGATATGA